CCGCAACGCCTCCAGGGTGCTTTTGTAAGCGATGAAGAGGTCTATGAAGTTGTCGCCGCAGCCAAGGAACAAGGCGAACCCGATTACACCGAGGGCGTGACCGAAGATAAGGCAGCAGAGGCCAAAAAGGATATCGACGCAGATATCGGCAATGACCTCGAAGATCTGCTCCAGGCGGTTGAGCTCGTGGTCACCTCCCAGCTTGGTTCTACATCCATGCTGCAGCGCAAACTGCGTATCGGTTTTGCCAAGGCAGGCCGCTTGATGGATCTGATGGAAACTCGCGGCGTAGTTGGTCCTTCTGAAGGCTCCAAGGCCCGCGAGGTGTTGGTCAAGCCCGAAGAGCTCGACACCATCATCTGGATGATCAAGGGCGCAGATCCAGCCGAGGCGCCCAAAGAAAGCGATCAATCCAATAACGACACCACCACCGTGCAAGCGACGGTCAACCCTACCGGCAACGCCTTCTAGCTTTTCCAAGCGTTGCCGGGTGTGCATCCAAGCCGGGGTTGGGTTACACTTGCCCCTCGACAATTGGAGGGGAGTACCCCGCCCGCGGCATTGATCGTCAACACGGTTGCCAAACCCCCCTCGGGGCGTATGGCCCCGGTCGTGTCGGCTTCGCTTAACCCAAGCGAAGTGGGGGAGACCTCCGGTTTATTGCACAGTTTTTAACCGGAGGATTCAATGGAAGTACACGCCATTACTTGGGTGATTACCGCAGTCGTGCTGCTCGGTTTTATCACCTTCGACTTTGTTTCACATGTGCGCAAGCCGCACGAGCCCACCATGAAAGAAGCCGGCGGCTGGATGGCGTTCTATGTCATCCTCGCCTGCCTATTCGGCGGATTCTTGTGGTACTTCGGCGGAGGTAGCTCTGGAGATCATTCCAAGGGCGTGGAGTTCTTCGCAGGTTATATCACCGAACTCTCGTTGAGCATTGACAACCTCTTCATCTTCGCGCTGATCATTTCCAGCTTCAAAATTCCTCGCGAATACCAGCAAAAAGTGCTGCTCATCGGTATCGCACTGGCATTGATCTTCCGCGGCATCTTCATCGGCATCGGCGCCGCTGCGATCGCCGCATGGTCTTGGGTGTTCTACCTCTTCGGTATCTTCTTGCTCTACACCGCAATCAAACTCATCGTGGATGAGGTGCGCGACGAGGAAGAAACCGAAGTCAACGACATGTTGATGGTCAAGCTCACCCGCAAGATCATCCCCGTGTCTGATGAATTCCACGGCGACAAGCTCTTTAGCAAAGAAAATGGCAAGCGAGTGGTAACTCCTTTGATGCTTGCCCTTGTGTCTGTGGGCTTTATTGATCTGATGTTCGCCTTCGACTCGATCCCCGCGATCTTCGGCTTAACCAAAGATCCATACATCGTGTTCACCGCGAATGCTTTCGCCCTGATGGGCCTGCGCCAGATGTACTTCTTGCTCGACGGTCTGCTGGATCGCCTGGTGTACCTCTCCTATGGTCTTGGCGTGATCCTCGCCTTCATCGGCGTGAAGCTGCTGCTGCACGCCCTGCACGAAAACACCCTGCCATTTATCAACAACGGTGAGCCGCTCCACGTCCCAGAGGTCTCAACCGTCACGTCACTGTTTGTGATTGTGGGCGTGCTCGCCGTCACGGCGATTGCCTCACTGATTAAGTCCAAGCGTGATGAAAATATGGGCGGTGTGCGCCCAAGGAGCTAAAAGCCCGCGCTGTTTAGACCAGGCCCACCAGTGCTGATATTGAAGCACTGGTGGGCTTTGGTTTTTTCTGGCAAGTCACCCCAATGCCGGAAGTAGCAAGGGTTGGAATACGGCGGTGTTAGGCCTCGGCGTGAGGTTCTTTGAACACATTGAGCACCGGGTTCCAGGTGTGGAATGTGCGTGCTTCGAGTGCGCCTTCGAGGAAGAAGGGGTCTTTGTCCATCAACTGCTCGGCGTCGCTGATAGACGAGCCCTCAGGCAGGCGGATCACGATCAGTGCACCACCATCGCCATCGGTATAAGGGCCAGAGCCGATCAGGTTGCCGCTTTCGAGCAATTCACGCAAAAACTCGCGGTGACGCGGGCGAATCTGCGTAATCGCCTCACTGTCGGGGCTGTAGGTGTATTCGATAGCAAAGACGTTCATGGGTGCCATCGTAATGCGAACCAGAGCAATCCGGGTAGGGTACTTCTTAGGAAGAAAGGGGTCCGATGGCCGCGCAAAGCGTGAAGCAACAATCCAATTGGAATCTGCCGAACGTCCTCACCAGTGTGAGGATTATTGCCATTCCGTTGTTTGCCTGGCTGGTGCTAAAAGGCGATAACCTCCACACCGGGTGGATGTGGTGGTCATTCATCGTGTTCGCCTTGCTGATGATCACCGACAAGCTCGATGGCGATATCGCCCGAGCGCGCGGCATCGTCACCGATTTTGGCAAGATCGCGGATCCCATCGCAGATAAAGCCCTAATGGCGGCAGCCCTGCTGTGCCTCAACATCACAGGCGCCCTGCCGTGGTGGGTAACCGTGGTGATCTTAGCCCGCGAGCTCGGCATCACTGTTTGGAGAATGTTCCAACTTCGCGCAGGCCACGTGGTTCCCGCCTCGAAGGGCGGCAAAATTAAAACCACGTTGCAGGCCCTCGCGGTGTCGCTGTACTTGATCCCGCTGCCAAGCTGGCTTGATATCCCGGTCTTTTTGGTCATGCTCGCTGCAGTGGCAGTCACGGTGTTTACCGGTGTGCAGTATTTGGTGGATTCTCAGCAGGCCAAAAAGCCGAAGCGAAACCTTCAATGAGCGATCCTTTTCAAGAATCCATTGCCCGCCAAGCGGCGGTGCTGATCCGCTTGGCTCAGGCTCGCGGCCGCACCATCGCAACGTGTGAATCACTCAGTGCTGGTTTACTCGCTGCGAGTTTGGCTCAAGTACCTGGGGCAAGCTCGGTGCTGCGCGGCGGGCTTATTACCTATGCCACGGACCTCAAAATCTCCCTGGCTAAGGTGGATCCAAGTCTTATTAGGGATCACACCGTGGTGTCTGCTGAAGTAGCAGAGGCCATGGCGCACGGTGCGCGTGTGCGCTGCGAGTCGGACTATGGCATCGCGCTAACCGGAGTCGCTGGCCCTGCCACCCAGGACGGCCACGCGGTTGGCACGGTATGGTGTGGGATTGCCGGGCCTCAGGCAGCCAGCTCACTCAAACTTGGTGGTGTATCCGGCTTGGAAGGTGATCGCAATGAGATCCGGGCGCAGAGCGTGGATTTGGCCATTGATTGGGCGATTGATGTTGTTGGGGAACAAATCTTAGAGCACGCGCGTTAGAGGAAGTGATGATGAAATACACCGCAGTACTTGATAAGCCGGTGGCAACTCCCGCGCGCAAGGCAGTGCCACAACCGCTGTTGCGTGAGGCTCTTGGAGCAGCGCTGCGCTCTTTCCGTGCCGATAAGGGCATCACGCTACGAGAGCTGGCAGAAGCTTCCAGAGTGTCTCCCGGATACCTCTCCGAGCTAGAACGTGGCCGCAAGGAAGTCTCAAGCGAATTGCTGGCTTCGGTATGTAGCGCTCTTGGCACCACCGTTCCCGATGTACTGATCGAGGCAGCGGGCACGATGGCGCTGCGCGATGCAGACTTGGCCCACGTTTAAACCAACCGCACTATTAATTTTGCAGGCCATGTAAAAGCAAGGCCTGCCGGTAGAATGGTGCAAGAAAAATCTCCGCACAACGATGTTCGAAGCCTATGGCTTCGGCGTAGAAAGGCTTGATGAGCTCAATGGCGAATCCTTTTAGCAAAGGCTGGAAGTACCTGATGGCGTTATTCGATAACAAGATCGAGGAAAACGCAGATCCAAAGGTGCAAATACAGCAGGCTATTGAAGATGCTCAGCGCCAGCACCAGGAGCTCTCCCAGCAGGCGGCTGCAGTCATTGGCAATCAGCGTCAGCTAGAAATGCAGCTCAACCGTCGTCTTGGTGAGATTGAAAAGCTTCAGGCTAATACCCGCCAAGCGCTGCAGCTGGCTGATCAAGCCCGTGCGAAGGGCGATCAGCAAAAGGCCGTGGAGTATGAAAACGCCGCTGAGGCATTTGCTGCGCAGCTTGTTACTGCCGAGCAGTCGGTAGAAGATACCAAGCAGTTGCACGACCAGGCGCTGCAGCAGGCAGAATCCGCCAAGAAGGCCGTGGAGCGAAACTCCATGGTGCTGCAGCAAAAGATCGCCGAGCGTTCGAAGCTTCTCAGCCAGCTTGAGCAGGCCAAGATGCAAGAGAAAGTCGCCGAGTCCATGCAGTCGATGAATTCCATCGGCAATCGCGATACCCCGAACCTGGATCAGGTGCGCGAGAAGATCGAGCGTCGTTATGCCAACGCTCTCGGTAGCGCAGAGCTTGCGCAGAACTCTGTGCAGGGGCGCATGGCCGAAGTTGAGCAGGCCAGCGTGCAGATGGCGGGGCATTCCCGCCTGGAGCAGATTCGAGCAGAAATGAGCGGATCGCTAGAAAGCGCACCACAGCAGCAGGCCATTGAGCACCAGGCACAGTCTGCACAAGACAATAAGGCTGAGCAGCCCAACGTGCAGGCCGCTGATGATGCCGTGGCTCGTAAGATGCGTGAATTGCGCGGCGAGGCCTAAAGCCTGTGGCAACGGCGCCCCGTTGAGGGTTCAGGGATTCTGTTAGAAGAATGCTTGGATCGCTTCGGGGCGCTTTCGTCTTTTTGGGGGAAATCTCGAACATTCGGTGTGTTGAATTTCCCAACTTCGAACACAGTTGCTAAAGTGTGGCTGAGAGAAGCTAAGCAATCATGGGTTGTTGGATACAGTCCTCATTGACACCTTAGAAGGAGCGCCGAGTGCTAGCCATGATGCTAAACGCAAGGAATTCTTCTCAAGGGGGAACGCCAAGCGTAGAAACTACGTCTAACTCTTATGTAGGCCGTAGTGCACACTGCGCCTTCGGATCCACAGCAACGTCACGATCAATCTTTTAACGTTACAAAACACACAGCTTCAAGGAGCATAACGATGGCAGCGAAAAAGACCACCAAGGCCAAGGCAAACGACGCAAATAGCCGCCAAAAGGCACTCGATTCGGCACTCGCCATGATTGAGAAGGACTTTGGTAAAGGTGCTGTGATGCGCCTTGGCGACGATAACCGTCCGCCCATCAAGGCGATCTCCTCCGGCAATACCGCGATCGACGTGGCACTGGGCATTGGAGGTTTTCCCCGCGGCAGGATCGTCGAGGTCTACGGGCCGGAATCCTCGGGTAAAACCACCGTTGCGCTACACGCCATTGCGTCTGCGCAGCGCGATGGTGGCATCGCTGCCTTTATCGATGCTGAGCACGCGCTGGATCCCGAATACGCCAGGAAGCTCGGCGTCGATACCGATGCGCTGTTAGTATCGCAGCCCGATACCGGTGAACAGGCCCTTGAAATTGCCGATATGTTGGTCCGTTCAGGTGCCATCGACATTATCGTGATCGACTCGGTAGCGGCCCTTACACCAAAGGCCGAAATCGAAGGCGAGATGGGCGATAGCCACGTTGGCCTGCAGGCTCGTTTGATGAGCCAGGCGCTACGCAAAATGACGGGCGCGCTCTACAACTCCGGCACCACCGCGATCTTCATTAACCAGTTGCGCGAAAAGATCGGCGTGATGTTCGGTTCCCCAGAGACCACCACCGGCGGTAAAGCCCTGAAGTTCTACGCCTCGGTTCGCTGCGATGTGCGCCGTATCCAAACGCTCAAAGACGGCCAAGACGCCATCGGTAACCGCACCCGCCTGAAGGTAGTAAAGAACAAGGTTTCGCCTCCCTTTAAGATCGCCGAATTCGACATCATGTACGGCGAAGGCATTTCCAGGGAATCGTCGATCATCGACATGGCTGTCGATAACGGCATTGTGAAGAAGTCCGGCTCCTGGTT
This window of the Corynebacterium pseudopelargi genome carries:
- the pgsA gene encoding CDP-diacylglycerol--glycerol-3-phosphate 3-phosphatidyltransferase encodes the protein MAAQSVKQQSNWNLPNVLTSVRIIAIPLFAWLVLKGDNLHTGWMWWSFIVFALLMITDKLDGDIARARGIVTDFGKIADPIADKALMAAALLCLNITGALPWWVTVVILARELGITVWRMFQLRAGHVVPASKGGKIKTTLQALAVSLYLIPLPSWLDIPVFLVMLAAVAVTVFTGVQYLVDSQQAKKPKRNLQ
- a CDS encoding helix-turn-helix domain-containing protein — protein: MMKYTAVLDKPVATPARKAVPQPLLREALGAALRSFRADKGITLRELAEASRVSPGYLSELERGRKEVSSELLASVCSALGTTVPDVLIEAAGTMALRDADLAHV
- a CDS encoding TerC family protein, which produces MEVHAITWVITAVVLLGFITFDFVSHVRKPHEPTMKEAGGWMAFYVILACLFGGFLWYFGGGSSGDHSKGVEFFAGYITELSLSIDNLFIFALIISSFKIPREYQQKVLLIGIALALIFRGIFIGIGAAAIAAWSWVFYLFGIFLLYTAIKLIVDEVRDEEETEVNDMLMVKLTRKIIPVSDEFHGDKLFSKENGKRVVTPLMLALVSVGFIDLMFAFDSIPAIFGLTKDPYIVFTANAFALMGLRQMYFLLDGLLDRLVYLSYGLGVILAFIGVKLLLHALHENTLPFINNGEPLHVPEVSTVTSLFVIVGVLAVTAIASLIKSKRDENMGGVRPRS
- a CDS encoding YciI family protein, producing the protein MNVFAIEYTYSPDSEAITQIRPRHREFLRELLESGNLIGSGPYTDGDGGALIVIRLPEGSSISDAEQLMDKDPFFLEGALEARTFHTWNPVLNVFKEPHAEA
- a CDS encoding PspA/IM30 family protein; amino-acid sequence: MANPFSKGWKYLMALFDNKIEENADPKVQIQQAIEDAQRQHQELSQQAAAVIGNQRQLEMQLNRRLGEIEKLQANTRQALQLADQARAKGDQQKAVEYENAAEAFAAQLVTAEQSVEDTKQLHDQALQQAESAKKAVERNSMVLQQKIAERSKLLSQLEQAKMQEKVAESMQSMNSIGNRDTPNLDQVREKIERRYANALGSAELAQNSVQGRMAEVEQASVQMAGHSRLEQIRAEMSGSLESAPQQQAIEHQAQSAQDNKAEQPNVQAADDAVARKMRELRGEA
- the recA gene encoding recombinase RecA, with amino-acid sequence MAAKKTTKAKANDANSRQKALDSALAMIEKDFGKGAVMRLGDDNRPPIKAISSGNTAIDVALGIGGFPRGRIVEVYGPESSGKTTVALHAIASAQRDGGIAAFIDAEHALDPEYARKLGVDTDALLVSQPDTGEQALEIADMLVRSGAIDIIVIDSVAALTPKAEIEGEMGDSHVGLQARLMSQALRKMTGALYNSGTTAIFINQLREKIGVMFGSPETTTGGKALKFYASVRCDVRRIQTLKDGQDAIGNRTRLKVVKNKVSPPFKIAEFDIMYGEGISRESSIIDMAVDNGIVKKSGSWFTYEGDQLGQGKEKVRLNLKENQALANEIETKILKKLGIGEFANQQDDLSDEPIDMVPNVDFDDEDEA
- a CDS encoding CinA family protein, whose amino-acid sequence is MSDPFQESIARQAAVLIRLAQARGRTIATCESLSAGLLAASLAQVPGASSVLRGGLITYATDLKISLAKVDPSLIRDHTVVSAEVAEAMAHGARVRCESDYGIALTGVAGPATQDGHAVGTVWCGIAGPQAASSLKLGGVSGLEGDRNEIRAQSVDLAIDWAIDVVGEQILEHAR